In the Nicotiana tabacum cultivar K326 chromosome 16, ASM71507v2, whole genome shotgun sequence genome, one interval contains:
- the LOC142170155 gene encoding secreted RxLR effector protein 161-like yields MSSVPYSSVVGSIMYAMVCTRPDISHAVSVVSRYMACPGKEYWQAVKWILRYLKGTTDVGLNFYKDKLSKSLVGYVDSDYVGDLDKRRSLTGCVFTLYGSVISWKMTL; encoded by the coding sequence ATGTCTAGTGTTCCATATTCGAGTGTTGTAGGTAgtattatgtatgctatggtttgcacTCGTCCTGACATTTCACATGCTGTTAGTGTTGTGAGTAGATACATGGCATGTCCTGGTAAAGAATATTGGCAAGCGGTGAAGTGGATCTTGAGATACTTGAAGGGTACTACAGATGTAGGCTTGAATTTTTACAAAGACAAGTTGAGTAAATCCTTAGTTGGCTATGTCGATTCAGATTATGTAGGGGACTTGGATAAGAGAAGATCTCTGACAGGTTGTGTTTTTACTCTTTATGGTAGTGTCATCAGTTGGAAGATGACTTTGTAG